A genomic region of Eucalyptus grandis isolate ANBG69807.140 chromosome 5, ASM1654582v1, whole genome shotgun sequence contains the following coding sequences:
- the LOC104443950 gene encoding cation/H(+) antiporter 18 codes for MATTNGTNATSCPAAMKATSNGVFQGDNPLDFALPLAILQICLVVLVTRFLAFLLRPLRQPRVIAEIVGGILLGPSALGRNHHYLQRIFPARSLTVLDTLANLGLLFFLFLVGLELDPSSLRRTGKKALSIAAAGISLPFAMGIGTSFVLRGTISKSVDGPPFLVFMGVALSITAFPVLARILAELKLLTTDVGRMAMSAAAVNDVAAWVLLALAISLSGTGRSPLVSLWVFLCGIAFVVGCIFLVPPIFRWMAKRCPEGEPVDEMYVCATLAGVLAAGFATDAIGIHALFGAFVIGVLVPKEGPFAVALVEKVEDLISGLFLPLYFVSSGLKTDIAAIRGAQSWGLLVLVICTACFGKIVGTLAATLAFKVPFKEALALGFLMNTKGLVELIVLNIGKDRKVLNDQTFAIMVLMAVFTTFITTPLVVAVYKPAQMKSKGTYKHRKTERKNPESQLRILACFHSIKNIPTFINLIEASRGTEKREGLCVYAMHLMELSERSSAILMVHKARKNGLPFWNKGQDPDNQIVVAFEAFRQLSHVLIRPMTAISPMSTIHEDICASAERKRAAIIILPFHKHQRLDGVMETTRTEFRFVNKKVLEHAPCSVGILVDRGLGGGSHVPASDVSSTITVLFFGGQDDCEALAYGKRMAEHPGISLSVVSFVVNPEIAGEIVGVGINDEASSHTKSMSGDQLFLTEFKNPDADSIKYEERQVKTPGEAIDVIKEFSRCNLFLVGRRPEGQIAAAMDTKSETPELGPVGSLLSSSEFTTASVLVVQQYAGGISLDSESVEHVGSGRGEESEAN; via the exons ATGGCGACGACGAACGGGACGAACGCGACCTCGTGTCCGGCGGCGATGAAGGCCACCTCGAACGGGGTGTTCCAAGGCGACAACCCACTGGACTTCGCCCTTCCGCTGGCGATACTGCAGATATGCCTCGTCGTCTTGGTCACTCGCTTCCTGGCTTTCCTCCTCAGGCCGCTCAGGCAACCTCGCGTCATTGCTGAGATCGTG GGAGGGATACTGCTCGGGCCCTCGGCGCTGGGTCGGAATCACCACTATCTGCAGAGGATCTTCCCGGCGAGAAGCCTCACGGTGTTGGACACTCTGGCCAACCTgggcctcctcttcttcctcttcctcgtgGGCCTCGAGCTCGACCCGAGCTCGCTCCGCCGGACAGGCAAGAAAGCCCTGAGCATTGCGGCTGCTGGGATTAGCCTCCCCTTTGCAATGGGAATTGGCACGTCTTTCGTCCTCCGGGGGACGATTTCCAAATCGGTGGATGGACCGCCCTTTCTTGTGTTCATGGGCGTCGCGCTTTCCATCACGGCGTTCCCGGTTCTGGCACGTATCCTGGCTGAACTCAAGCTTCTGACCACCGACGTTGGCCGGATGGCCATGTCGGCAGCTGCCGTCAACGATGTAGCTGCCTGGGTTCTACTTGCCCTGGCTATTTCACTTTCAGGAACCGGCCGTTCTCCTCTTGTTTCTCTATGGGTTTTCTTGTGCGGCATCGCTTTCGTTGTCGGCTGCATATTCTTAGTCCCACCTATTTTCAGGTGGATGGCGAAGCGATGCCCCGAGGGTGAGCCAGTCGACGAGATGTATGTATGCGCTACCTTGGCAGGTGTTTTAGCCGCAGGTTTCGCGACTGATGCTATTGGCATTCACGCCCTTTTCGGCGCTTTCGTCATCGGAGTTCTTGTCCCGAAAGAGGGGCCATTTGCTGTAGCCCTCGTCGAGAAAGTTGAGGACCTCATTTCGGGCCTGTTCCTTCCGCTCTACTTCGTATCGAGTGGTTTGAAGACGGACATAGCGGCGATCCGGGGCGCTCAGTCCTGGGGTCTCCTTGTTCTGGTTATATGCACGGCCTGTTTCGGGAAGATCGTGGGCACATTGGCTGCGACCCTTGCGTTCAAAGTCCCCTTTAAGGAGGCTCTAGCTCTGGGGTTCCTGATGAACACTAAAGGATTGGTGGAGCTCATCGTCCTCAATATCGGAAAAGACAGGAAG GTGCTGAATGATCAAACGTTCGCCATCATGGTCCTGATGGCCGTGTTCACGACCTTCATCACGACGCCCCTAGTGGTGGCGGTATACAAGCCTGCGCAGATGAAAAGCAAAGGCACTTACAAGCACAGAAAGACTGAGAGGAAAAATCCCGAGTCGCAGCTCCGTATCTTGGCCTGCTTTCACAGCATCAAGAATATCCCTACGTTCATCAACCTCATCGAGGCCTCGCGCGGCACAGAGAAGAGGGAAGGGCTCTGCGTCTATGCCATGCACCTCATGGAGCTCTCCGAGAGGTCGTCTGCGATTCTCATGGTTCACAAGGCGCGGAAGAATGGCCTTCCCTTCTGGAACAAGGGGCAGGACCCTGATAACCAGATCGTCGTGGCTTTTGAGGCTTTCCGGCAGCTCAGCCATGTGTTGATCCGGCCAATGACTGCGATTTCCCCGATGTCCACCATACATGAGGATATCTGCGCCAGTGCCGAGAGGAAAAGGGCAGCCATCATAATCCTGCCTTTCCACAAGCACCAGAGGCTCGATGGGGTGATGGAGACAACAAGGACCGAGTTTCGGTTCGTCAACAAGAAGGTTCTCGAGCACGCTCCATGCTCGGTCGGGATCTTAGTGGACCGCGGGCTTGGAGGAGGCTCCCACGTGCCCGCAAGCGATGTTTCCTCGACCATCACTGTCCTGTTCTTTGGGGGCCAAGATGATTGTGAAGCTCTGGCTTATGGCAAGCGTATGGCAGAGCATCCTGGGATTAGTCTATCGGTGGTCTCGTTCGTCGTGAACCCTGAGATTGCTGGGGAAATTGTCGGAGTCGGCATCAATGACGAGGCTTCTTCCCACACTAAGTCAATGTCAGGGGATCAGTTGTTCCTCACTGAATTCAAGAATCCGGATGCGGATTCTATTAAGTATGAAGAGAGACAAGTAAAAACTCCAGGAGAAGCCATTGACGTGATCAAGGAATTTAGCCGCTGCAATCTGTTTTTGGTCGGTCGGAGGCCGGAGGGCCAGATAGCTGCGGCGATGGACACAAAGAGCGAGACCCCAGAGCTGGGGCCAGTCGGTAGCTTACTGTCTTCATCGGAGTTCACCACGGCCTCGGTGTTGGTGGTTCAGCAATATGCAGGAGGGATTTCTCTCGACTCGGAGTCAGTGGAGCATGTCGGATCGGGGCGGGGCGAAGAGTCGGAAGCCAATTGA